CCTGAAGGATGCGGAGCGGTTGTCGCATGTGTTCTTTTCCCATGACATTCCCCTCGGAGTCATTTAATATGGAAAATTCTATTGGGATTTCTTGCCGTTCATGAACGCGGCATACCGGGCGTGGGTCTCCGCCGGGGCGCCGTCGGCCCGGACGCGTCCGCCGTCGATCCAGATGGAGCGGTCGCAGAAGGCCTCGATCTGTCCCAGCGAGTGGGAGACGATGACGATGGTGGCGCCGCGCTCCTTGATCTCGCGCAGGCGGGCGAGACATTTCTCCTGAAAGTTCATGTCGCCGACGGCAAGGATCTCGTCGATCAACAGCACGTCGGCATCGACGTTGATCGCCACGGAAAAGGCGAGGCGCATGTACATGCCCGAAGAATAGGTGCGTATGGGGTTTTCGATGAAGGGTTCCAGTTCCGAAAAGGCGATGATCCGGTCGAGGCGTTTGCTCGTTTCCTTGCGGCCGACGCCGAACATGGCGGCGTTGAGGTAGATGTTCTCGATGCCGTTCATGTCGGGATGAAAGCCGGCGCCCAGCTCGATCAGGCAGGAGACGCGGCCGTTGACGGAGATCGTGCCGCGGTCGGGAAAGAGGATGCGGGAGAGCAGCTTGAGCGTGGTGCTTTTGCCGCAGCCGTTTTCGCCGACGAGGCCGACGGCTTCCCCCTGCTCGATGTCGAAGGAGATGTCTTTGAGCACCCAGCGTTCGTCGTACCGGTTCCTTTTGCGAAAGAGCAGGCGTTCTTTCAGCGTTCGATTTCGGTCGTAATAGATCTTGAATCGTTTGGCGACGTCATGGACCTGAATGGCTTTCATCGTTACAGTTCCTCCGCAAAACCGCGTTGCAGCTTTTCAAAGACGTACCAGCCGACGCCTAAAACGAGGACGCCCATCGCGAGCGAGTGCAGCAGCGTGGAAAGTTCCGGAGCTTCCGCGGCGTAAAGGATGTCGCGATAGGCCGTGATGACGGGAGTCATCGGGTTGAGCATGAAAAGCGGCAGGTACCGCCGCGGCACCATGGAGATCGGGTAGAGGACCGGAGTGAGGTACATCCACAGCATGGAAACGATGCCGAGCATGTACTCCATGTCGCGGCAGTAAACGGTGACGGCCGACGTCAGCAGGGCGACTCCCAGGCAGATGACGTATTCGACGAGCATGACGAACGGGAGGCACAGGAGCGCGCGCAGGTTGAAGCCGACGCCCGATACGGCGACGACGGCAAACACGACGACGAAACAGTAGAGCATGTTGACGAAGCTTGTCGTGACAAAGGCGATGGGCAGGACTTCGCGCGGAAAATAGATTTTTTTGACCATGCCGCCCTGGGCCAGGACAGAACCGCAGCCGCCGGTCAGCGAGGCGCTGAAGAAAGTCCACGGGATCAGGGCGACGAAAAGGAACAAATAAAACTTGTCGATCCCCGCGCGCATGATGGTCGAAAAGACGATCGTATAGACGATGAGCTGCAGGAGAGGATTCAAAAAAGTCCAGGCGAAACCCAGAAAAGAGCGCTTGTAACGTCCGTGCAGATCCCTCCGCACGAGGTTGTAGACCATCTCGCGGTAATCGTAGATCTCTTTGGCTCTGGCCATGATTCTCAAATGAGGAAGCCCCTTTCCGTAAACTGATCCCGATTTTCAACCGCGCTTTTTAATTGAAAACCAGGATCGGAACAGTTCTCAATCCAGAAAACCGTTTGCTCCCGCGAGCGAAAAAGCGCGCGACGAAATCCTTACGTTAGCTTTTACCTCGCAGAACGTTCAATTTGTCATATAAACGTACATTTACAAAAAAAGCCTCCGGAAGGCGGCGGAACGACCACAAAACATGGTCGTTCCGCCGCCTTCCGGAGGCTTTTTCACTCTATCGAAGGAAACAGTTCTAGTTATGCTGTGCTGTGCTGTGCTGTGCTGTGACAGCATAGTGGCCTCGGACATCGTTGTCAACCCCTCAGCGTCATATATTTTCCCAAATCTTATAACCGCGCCTATTCGAAGCTTAACGTGAATAAAGTATAACAAAAATAAACATGAATAACAACCACCGTTATTTCAATTTGGAGAAGTGTGACATTATCACTGAAAGAAATCCGGCGCACAGTTAAAGTGAAACCATCACGCGAAAACACTCCCCATCCGAAAAACGCGCCGGCAGCGGCGCGGCGGACGTGGGCACATTTCCCGAAGGAGGAACGAGAACATGTCCGAGAAGAAAACAGCCGTGCGCACAGCAAAACTTTTGATCGTCGGGGGCGGTCCCGGCGGCCGGGTGTCGTACATCACAGCCCGCCGTTTCGGCGTGGAACCGGCGGTCATGGTGATGAACGAAGAACCCACGGTCATCTGCAGCCTGCCCTACGGCGTGGGACGCCGCCTGATCCCCGACGGCCCCGAAGCGACGGTCGTCGACATGACGCGCGAGAAACGCCTGCCGCCCGATGCTATGAAAGACGTCGTTTTCGGCTCCGTGACGGCAATCGACGCGGCGGCAAAGACCGCGACGATCACAGGCCCCGCGGGCGAGACGCAGATCGCCTATGAAAACCTGATCCTCGCTCCCGGCGCCGTCCCCTGGCTGCCGCCGGCAGAAGGGATTTTAAAAGGAAAGGGCGACGCTTCCGGCCTGATGGTCGCCGTCGGCGACCGGCTCGTCGACCGTTCGTTCCTCGCCGACGGCGTTTACGTCCTTAGGGGCGCCGCCGACGCTCGCGCTTTGGACGAACTGGCCGCGCGCTCCCAAAAAGTGGCCGTCGTCGGCACGGGAGCCGTCGGCCTGGAGATCATCGAAGCCCTTTCCGACCGCGGCGTCGACGTCGTCGCCGTGGAAGCGCTACCGCATGCCGTTTCGGCGCTGGACGCCGACATGGCCGCGGCGGTCGAATGCCGCCTGCGCGAACGCGGCGTCGAGCTCCATCTAAACGATGCCGTCACGAGCTGGACGCCCGGCACGCTGACGCTGCGCAGCGGCGCGCTCGCCGCCGATGCGCTCGTCTTCGCCTCGGGCGTACGCCCGCGCCTCGATCTGGCGCGCGCCATGGGGCTGAAAATCGAGCGCGGCATCGTCGTCGACGCCACGCAGAGAACCTCGCTGCCCTCGGTATGGGCCGTGGGAGACGCCGCGCAGATCGCCGACGCCGCGTCGGGCAAATCCGTCCTGCCGCTGATCGGCACGCTGGCGATGCGCCAGGCCATGACAGCCGTCATGGATATCGCCGGGCTGCCCGCGCAGCTTCCGCCGGCAACTCTCTGGGGCGTGAGCGAAATTTTCGGCCTGCACTGGGGCGCCGTGGGCTGGAGCGAAGAAATGGCCCAGCGCGCCGGACTCAAAGTCGTTCCGCTTTCCCTGCCAGTGCACAGCCGAGATCCTTTCATGCCCTCGGGCAAGGATGCCGTTTGGAAGGTCGTTCTTTCCACGGGCGAAGATGAAGGCTTCAAGCCCGGCCAGATCCTCGGCTTCCAGATCGTCTCGGCAGGAGACAATCCCGTCCACCTCGCCGAACGCTTCGTGGACATCGTCGCACGGCGCGAAACGGTACAGGACCTCTTCGGCCGCTATTTCATCCACTCCCCCGCGCATAACTCCGTGGACGACCCCTTCCTCGCCCTCATCGCTCTGGCGATGGAGAAAATGCCACGCCGCTGACGCGGAGATGTCCGTGCCCCTTCAGCGCCTTCGGATGAAAACCAATCGAACAAAAAACACTTGACGAGGGAAAGAATTCTGTTATATACTTTCGACGTAAGAAAAGTATATGAATTTATAGCATACTAAGTAAAAAGCCAAAGTTTTTTTGCGCCAGCAAAAGTATCTGAGTAAGCAAGTAAAAACAGGCCGCGAAGGCTTGCTTTCACTTGCTTTTATTTTTTCATCGGATGAGGAGAGTGATGCCATGGTAACGTGGGAGAATTTCATGATTCCCGACAACGAGGCCGATCTTTGCCGTCTGGTGATTCTCCTTGCCATGACGCCGAATCAGGACGTCGAAAAGGAAGTCATCGCGCAGTATCAAAAGCTTGGCCTGCGCAGCGCCGCGACGATGATTTCGGGGTTCGGCATCGACAGCCAGACGAGCATCGTGCGAAGCGTGGTCAATCTCTGTCTGAATACGAACGTGATCGAACGCAAAAGGTCTCATGTTCATCCGATCTGCCACTGTGTCCTCGAGACGGCGCAGAGTACCCGCGCTTCCGACGCCATCGGTCAGAACTTCTGTTTCAAGGCAGCCGTCGTGCGGCGCAGGGAAGAGTTCACGCTGTGCTTCTACGGCAACCTGGCTATGCATGAGTTGTCAGGACACAAATCCATCGGCGTCGGATACCAGATTCTCGGTAATTGATTTTTGTACCGGCAATTAAATACAGTATTCAGTACGGCACAACGATAAACGGTTTCTCAGTAAGAGAGTAAAGCGCTGTTTCCGACGTTTCGGTCGGAGCAGAATGTTTTGCTCTCTTATTTTTTTACGCGCCCCGAGGGATTCGCTGCATCGTCATGTTCTGAACAAAATTCGAAAAGGAGGAACTGCTATGTCACACGAGAACTCTGCCGCCAAATCCGGAACTTTTGTCACCCGTATGGGCAACGTCATGCTGCGCTGGTCGCTGAAATACATGCCGGACGCCAGTATTTTCGCCGTTGTGCTGACTTTTATCGCGTTTATCCTCGGGATCACGCTGACCGATCAGGGACCGATGCAGATGATCCAAAACTGGTACAAGGGATTATGGGAACTGCTCGGCTTCTCCATGCAGATGTCGCTCATCGTCATCACCGGTTCCTGTGTCGCCAACGCCCCTCTCGTCAAGAGATGGATCGACGGACTGGCGGGAATCCCCAACAGCGGACGTTCTGCCGCTTTTCTGGTCACGTTCGTCAGCGTCGTTGTCTCCTTTGTTCACTGGGGGCTGAGCCTGATCGTCGGCGCCATTCTTGCCAAGGAGCTGGCCCGCAATCTGCGGCTCAAGCACATCCCTTTTGAGTACGGGCTTCTGGCCGCCGGGGCTTACGTGGGACAGATGACGTGGCAGGGGATGCTCAGTTCCTCGGTCGGTCTATTTATCGCCATGCCGGGACACGTTCTGGAAAAAACGATGGGCATCGTGCCCATGTCGCAGTTCATGCTCAACCCGATGAACATCGCCGTCACCGTCGCGCTGGCGATCTTTCCCGCCGTTTTCGCCGCCATGTTGCAGCCGAAGAATCCCGACGAGTTCATGTCTCTTGACGAAAACGCCGTCCGCGCCATTGAAAAAGAAGACCTGAAAGTCAAAAGCCGTCCCGAGAATCCGACCGTCGGCGACGTTCTCAACTACAGCCCGCTGATTTCCCTCGCGCTCTGCGCCATGGGCTTCGTTTACATCTTCTGGGCTTTCAGCCGGAAGGGGCTGGGCGCCCTTGACTTCAACATGCTCAACGCGCTCTTCCTGTTTGTCGGCATTTTGCTCTACGGCAACATCGCCAACTACGTGCAGGCCGTCAAGGACACGACCGCCGGCGTGGCCGGCATCATCTTCCAGTTTCCGCTCTACGCCGGCATCATGGGCATCGTCAAGTATTCGGGGCTCGTGTTGATTCTCGCCAATGGCATCGCCGCTATCAGCACCAAGGGGACCTTCTACTTATGGACGTTTCTTTCTTCCTCGCTGGTCAACATGTTCGTGCCCTCCGGCGGCGGGCAGTGGGCCGTTCAGGGACCTATCGCCATCGAGTCGGCCAAGCTGATGGGTGCCGATCTGGTCAAAACGAGCCTGATGGTCGGCTACGGCAACACATGGACCAACATGGCCCAACCTTTCTGGGCCATCGCCCTGCTGGGCATCACCGGGCTGGAAGCCAAGCATATCATGGGCTACAGCATGGCGATCATGCTGCTCAGCGGTTTCATCTTCGTGCTTGCCGCCGTTCTGCCCTTCTAAAGAGAGGTCATCCCCGTGACCAGTTTCGACTTCATGGAAGCGACTGTCGCCAAAGTCCACGCCGCCTATTTGAACGGTTCGCTGACCTGCCGCGCGCTGTGTGAATATTATCTGAAGCGCATTGAACAGCTGGAGTCGCGGATCAATTCCATCATCTGCGTCAATCCTAATGCCCTGGAAGAAGCCGACCGCTTCGACACGTACGTAAAGGAAAGACGTCGGCTCTGCGGAGCGCTTCACGGCATCCCCGTGATGCTGAAAGACAACTTCAACACGACCGACATGCCCACGACGGCGGGAAGCGTCGCGCTGAAGGGCTGGGTGCCGCAAAAAGACGCCTTCGTCACCAAAAGGCTGCGCAAAAGCGGCGCGCTGATCCTTGCCAAGACCAACTTGCACGAGTTCGCCATCTGGGGCGAAACGGTCAGTTCCATCCTCGGGCAGTCGGTCAATCCGTACGATCCGACGCGCACGCCCGGCGGCTCTTCCGGCGGCACCGGAGCGACGATCGCCGCCAACATCGGCATCGTCGGCCTGGGCACCGACACGATCAACTCGGTGCGTTCGCCAGCCTCGGCCAACAGCCTTGTAGGCATCCGTCCCACGATCGGCCTGGTTTCACGGGCCGGGATCGTGCCTTACTCGCTGACGCAAGACACGGCCGGACCGATCTGCCGCACCGTGGAGGACGCGGCGCGGTGCCTCAGCGTCATCGCCGGCTACGATCCCGACGACGCGGAAACGGCATGGGGCGTCGGGCACGTCGTGGAAGACTACGCAAAGTATCTCGACGAAAACGCGCTGCCGGGCAAACGTATCGGCGTGCTGGAAAGTCTTTTCGGCAAGGAAGATGTGAACCGCTCCACCAACGCCGTCATGAGCGAAGCGATGAAGGTATTCGAGGCCAACGGAGCCACGCTGGTTCCCGTCAGGGACGATATTGACCAGTCATGGCTGACCAGCGAGACGTCCGTTCACCTCGATGATTTTCGCCGCGATCTGGACAGCTATCTCAGGGAACTGCCTACCGACTGGCCCGTCCACAGCATGAAGGAAATTCTCGACAAAGGGCTGTTCCACCCTTTCTCGGAAAGCAACATGCGCGACGCGATGAAGCTCGAGGTCGGTACTCCACGTTACCTTGAAAAGATGTACAACAAGATCGGGCTCCGCACTCGCGTGCTGAAGATTATGGCCGATCTGCGGCTCGACGCGATGATCTACCCCCACCAGCAGCAGCTGGTCTGCAAATGCGGCGCCAGCCAGCGGCAGCGCAACGGCGTGCTCTGCTCGTCCACGGGGTTCCCTTCGGTCTGCGTGCCGGCAGGATTTGCTCCCGACGAAAACGCGCCGGTCGGCGTTCCCGTCGGCATGGAAATCATCGGCCGTCCATGGAGCGAAGCTCTGCTCATCTCCATCGCCTATGCCTTCGAGCAGCATTCGCATTTCCGCAAGCCGCCGGCATTGTAAAGCGACTCCCGCATGTGCTCCTTCGCACGAAGCGCATCGAAAGGCCAGACGGGATTTCAATCACTCTGTAGTACGCATGGACAAAAGGAGCGGGCTTCGACTGAAAAATCAGCCGGAGCCCGCTCCTTTTGCCGCTTGGAATAAAAGCGCTTTCGGACACGCTGGCCATACCGCCTCACAATTTCTCAACGGGAAACGGAGGTATCCCGCGTTTTTCTTTTGCGGTCAGCTTGTCTGCTGCTCGGGCAACAACGAAGTCCGCGTGACCAGATGATTTTTGGCAATGAAACCCGACGGGATGCATCCAGTTTCAAAATACGACCGCACCGCTTCCAGCACGCCGCGGACGATCTCGCGTCCCAGCGGCCCGACGCTGGCGGTCATGCGCCCGTCCGCGACGGCCCGGAGCGCTTCGGGGATCAGATCGACGCCGCCGACGGGAAGTTCCAGCCCGCGCGACGCCAAAACGTCGCAGGCGCCGAGCGCCATCAGATCGTTGGCGCAGAACACGGCGTCCGGCTGCCACGGCAGCAGGCGCTCCATCGCGGCGCGTCCGCCGGCGCGGGTAAAATCGCTTCGCTCCACGCGCGTCTGCACGGCGCCGCGAAAACGGGCTTCGGCCAGCGCTCCGGCGACGCGGGCAGCGCTCTGTCGCGCCGCGGCGGGACCGGACACGCAGGCAAAGCGCCGCCGTTTTTTTGCGGCGCGCGTCAGTTCGCGCGCGCAGAGTCTCCCCTGTTCCTCGAAGTCGCAGACGGTCAGGGGCCGATAACAGGCGACGCGCGACGCCAGGACGGGGTCGCTCTTCGGCCCGACGTCGAACAGCGGCGTGTCGCCGGCTTCCGCCGCCGCGGTCGCCAGCGCCGCGCCGTCAAGAGGATTGACGATCAGCGCGTCGAAACCGCGTCCCATCAAAGTTGCGCACAGGCGCGCCTGCGCGTTCGCGTCGCGCGGCGGGTCGGGAAAGAAAATCCGCGTTTCGAAGGGAAATTCGGGCAGAAACATCCGATACCAACGAATCTGTTCCTGCCAGAAGGGATTGTCCTGATCGCCGAAGAGGATGCCGACGCGGCGGGACACGCTATTTCCAGCTTTCGAAATTATTGATGTTCTCCGACGTGACCAGCGTGATGGGAATGCCGAGGCGCTCCGGCACGGACAGCCCCTTGCTCAGCTTCAGCGTGTAGATCAGCGCGCCGCGCGTCCAGGCCGCCTGCGAGAACGTCGTCGAGCCCGTCAGACGTCCGGCGGCGATCGCCTCTTTCGCCTGCGGTATGAAGTCGGTGCCGTAGACCATCACGTTCTTGACTCCGGCCACTTCGAACGCGTCGACGGCGGCGAGCGCCATCACGTCGTTAGCGCAGTACAGCCCCTTCAATTCGGGATGCGCCTTGACCATATTCGTGGCGATGTTGTAAGCTTCGTTGCGGTCCCAGTTGCCGGCCTGCACGGCGACGACCTTCATGCCCGCGGCTTCGAAAGCCGCGATCGCGCCCTCGCGGCGCAGGCGGCTCTGCATGGCGCCCGGTTTGCCCTCGATCACCGCCACGGAAGAACCGGCCGGCAGTTTTTTGGCCATGTCTTCGGCGCAGAGGCGTCCCTGCTCGAGGAAGGCGGCGGAGATCCAGCCGTCCATCTTCGCGCCGGCCTGGGCCAGCCCCTCGGCGCTCACGGCGGGACCGGAGCAGACTACGGGGACCTTCTTCTCGTTGGCCTTGAGCACACCCGGTACCAGATTCATGCCGTCCAGCGGCGTGACGATAATGGCGTCGTACTGGCGGGCGATCATCGCCTCGAACAGATCGAGCTGCGCGCGCGGATCCTTGTCGGTCGCGGGCGCCATCACCTCGACGACGACGCCCATCTTTTCAGCCCACTCGCCGTAGCGTTCCTTCATCGTCACCCAGTAGGGGTTGGAAAGCGACGTCACCAGCACGCCGACGCGCTCCTTGCCCGTCAGTTCGGGCAGCGGCGCGAGCTGCTCTTCCAGTTTGGCGATGGAAGACAGCACCATCGGGTTCTCCGCCGCGTTCAGAGACGCGGCGAAAGCGCACAGACACAGGAACAGAACGAAAAACTTTTTCATAACGGCACATCCTTCGAAAAAAATATCACGGCGCCAAACGCCGGTAAAACACCGTCACAGGGAGCGGCGCGTCTCGGAAAGCACGATCGAGACGAGGATGATCACGCCCACCGCCAGCTCCTGATAATACGAAGAGACGCTCCACATCGTCAGCCCGTTTTTGACGAGCGCCAGCAGCACGCCCGCCAGCGCCGTGCCGGAAAGCGCCGCCCGTCCGCCCCGCGGTGCCGTTCCTCCCAGCACCGACGTGGCGATGGCGTCGAGGTTCATGGCCGCGCCCGCCAGCGGCTCGGCGCAGTTCAGCCGCGCCGTGATCAGGATCGACGCCACGGCGGCGCAGAGACTGCACGCGCAGAACGTCCCGGTCCGCCAGCGCCGGTCGTTCACGCCGCAGCGACGCAGCGCCTCGGCGTTGACGCCCAGCGTGCTGACGTACACGCCGCACCGCGTGCCGTAATAGAGGATGAAGATCAGCGCGAACAGCGCCGCGGCGATCAGCACCGACGCCGGCATGCCGCCGATCCGCCCGCGGCCGATCCACGTGAATGCCGGCGGCAGGCCGTACACCGGCGACGCCTGCGTGATCACCAGCGCCAGTCCGGAAAAGACCGACATCGACGTCAGCGTGCCCATGAAGGGATTGACGCCCACGCGCACGATGATCAGCGAGTTCCACAGGCCGACGCCGAGGCCGCACAGCAGCGCCAGCGCGCAGCCCGCCCACGCGGGCGCTCCTGCCTTCATCGCCAGCGCCGTCAGCACGCCCGTCAGCGCCGCGGCGGAACCGACCGACAGATCGGTGACGCCGGACGTGAGGACCAGCGTCATGCCCAGACCGGCGACGACGTTCACCGTGCTCTGGTCGAGGATGTTGCGCAGATTGTCGGCGTCCCAGAAATAGGGCGACGTGGCGCAAAACAGCGCGCCGAAAAGCAGGATCACGCCGGCCAGCGCGAACTGCTGCAGATGTCTTTTCATGAAGGTCATGACAGCGCCCCCGACATCCAGCCGGCCAGCTTCAGAGGATCCAGCCCGCACGCCGGCTCTTCGCGGATCGTCACGCCGCGGCGGAGCACCGTGACGCGGTCGGCGATCTGCAAAATCTGCGGCAGATTGTGGCTGATGCACAGCAGCGTCAGCCCCTGGTCGCGCAGCTGCGCCATGACCTCCAGCAGATGGGACGCTTCGCGCAGCCCCATGGCGGCGGTCGGTTCGTCCATGATCAGGATGCGCCCGCCCTGAGCGATGGCCCGCACGGCTGCCACGGCCTGACGCTGACCGCCGGAGAGGGCGCCCACCGGCACACCGCGCGCGGTGAGGCGGACGGACAGCCGCGCCAGCAGTTTTTCCGCGTCGGCGATCATGCGCGCGCGGTCGAGAAAAAATCCCCATTTCAGCGGCTCCGCGCCCAGCCAGATGTTGGCGGCTACGTCCAGATGGTCGGCCAGCGCTAGATCCTGATAGACCACGGCCACGCCGAGGGCGCGCGCCAGAGGCACCGTCAGGCGTCCGTAGCGTTTGCCGCCGGTTTCGATCGCGCCGGCGTCGGGCGTCAGCACGCCGGAAAGGCATTTGATCAGCGTCGATTTTCCCGCGCCGTTGTCGCCCACCAACGCCATGATCTCGCCGCGGCGCAGTTTCAGCGAGCCGTCCGTCAGCGCCCGCACGTGGCCGAACGACTTTTTCAGCCCCGTCGCCTGCAGCACGATGTCTTCCACGGCGGCCGCCTCCCTTTCCATCGTTGATCGTTCATAAATTATATGAAAAATTTTGATGACGCGTGTCCGTTGATACGAATAATTTTTATCACGAAAAGTGCGATCGATCCATCCTTATCGAGCAAAAGCCAACGGAGCGAGGCCGAATTTCGCTGACAGAGGAAAAGCAAGTCTCCCGCCACGAAGACGCGGCGAAAAAAAGAAAACGCTCAGCGGCCGGCGATGTTCCACGTGGAACATAGCCTACGAAAAAAGCCTGGCGATCGTTCGACCGTCAGGCTTTCCGCGTTGTTCGGCTTGAAGTTCCGCGCGTTCTTCCGGCTTTTTTCGTCTGCTTCGTGCCGTCTCTCTGGCGCGTTCATTTCAGCGTCCAGCAGCCGTTGCGGTCCGGCGCGGCCAGTCCGCGGGCGGATGCAAGAGCCAGCCCGGCGGCCGCGGCGTTCCGCGCGGAAGCTCCGGAGCGGGGATAGCCGAGTTTTTTCGCCGTTTCGCGCAGCAGGTCTTCCTCGGGCAGGGCGACCTGTTCGCGCAGCACTTCGCAAAGGGCGTTCGCAGCTTCCTGCGCGGGCACGTCGGCGGCGTCGCGTTTGGCGTCGCCGGCGCCGCTGACGCGGAATCCCGCGTAGTCGTCGGGGTCCTGCCCGCTGTGCCAGTACCAGACGGCGCCCTCGCGCTCGGTCGTTTGCAGTTTCATCGCCGCCAGCTGCTCGTCGAGATACTTCTGCGCGCGCGGCCCGAGGCGGGTCATGCCGAGGCTTTGCAGCAGGCGTCGTGTCAGCAGTTTTGCGGAAATAGGGGCTTCGGTGCACATGATGGCCTCGACGCGGCTGCGCAGCGTCTTCTTGCTGCGTGGGTCGACGAACTCGGCCGCGGTGAGTTTCTTCTCGGGCAACAGCGCGGGGCGGTACAGTCGGCCGTCCGTTCGGGGAGCCGTCATCGTTTTTTCGGCAGCGACATCTGCCTGCGGCGCAGGCTCCGCCTCCCCTGTGCGTTTTGGTTCGCCGCCATCGGCCGCGGCGGCCACCGTTTCGTTTTCAGCGGCGCGGCGCGCGGTCGCTTCGGCTTCGGCTTTCACGGCTTCCTCCGCGGCGCGGCGTTTGGCTTCGCGCTCTTCGCGGTGGTCGGCGCGGCGCGCTTCGATGCGGCGCAGCAGGCGATCCAGCTCGCGTTTCTTGTTATCCCACCAGTCCATGGTCCAGAGGCGCTCGATCGTCCAGCCCAGGCCGTTCAGCACGCCGATCTGGGAGATCTCGCGCTCGCGCACCATGCGGGCGTCGCGGTAGGCGCCGCCGTCGAGCAGAATGCCCAGCAGGTATTCGCCGGGCTGATCGGGATCGACGACGCCGATGTCGACGCGGAATTTGGAATGTCCGACCTGCCGCGCCGTCTCGTAGCCGCGTTCGTTCAGCCGCGCGCAGATCTCGGCGGCGACGCCGTCGGGTTCGCGCGGCGCGCCCGTTCCCGCGGCGGAGG
The Pyramidobacter piscolens W5455 DNA segment above includes these coding regions:
- a CDS encoding ABC transporter permease; its protein translation is MTFMKRHLQQFALAGVILLFGALFCATSPYFWDADNLRNILDQSTVNVVAGLGMTLVLTSGVTDLSVGSAAALTGVLTALAMKAGAPAWAGCALALLCGLGVGLWNSLIIVRVGVNPFMGTLTSMSVFSGLALVITQASPVYGLPPAFTWIGRGRIGGMPASVLIAAALFALIFILYYGTRCGVYVSTLGVNAEALRRCGVNDRRWRTGTFCACSLCAAVASILITARLNCAEPLAGAAMNLDAIATSVLGGTAPRGGRAALSGTALAGVLLALVKNGLTMWSVSSYYQELAVGVIILVSIVLSETRRSL
- a CDS encoding ATP-binding cassette domain-containing protein, with translation MEDIVLQATGLKKSFGHVRALTDGSLKLRRGEIMALVGDNGAGKSTLIKCLSGVLTPDAGAIETGGKRYGRLTVPLARALGVAVVYQDLALADHLDVAANIWLGAEPLKWGFFLDRARMIADAEKLLARLSVRLTARGVPVGALSGGQRQAVAAVRAIAQGGRILIMDEPTAAMGLREASHLLEVMAQLRDQGLTLLCISHNLPQILQIADRVTVLRRGVTIREEPACGLDPLKLAGWMSGALS